The following are from one region of the Salvia hispanica cultivar TCC Black 2014 chromosome 1, UniMelb_Shisp_WGS_1.0, whole genome shotgun sequence genome:
- the LOC125211631 gene encoding mitochondrial pyruvate carrier 1-like isoform X1 has protein sequence MASFRAFLNSPVGPKTTHFWGPVANWGFVIAGLVDMQKPPEMISGNMTGAMCVYSALFMRFAWMVQPRNYLLLACHASNETVQLYQFSRWAKGQGYLGEKKADASPQ, from the exons ATGGCTTCGTTTAGAGCATTCTTGAACAGTCCCGTTGGTCCAAAAACAACTCACTTTTGGGGCCCTGTTGCTAACTGGGGTTTCGTCATTGCT GGACTAGTAGACATGCAAAAACCTCCGGAAATGATTTCTGGCAACATGACTGGAG CAATGTGCGTGTATTCTGCATTGTTCATGAGGTTTGCTTGGATGGTTCAGCCGCGCAACTATCTGTTACTTGCCTGCCATGCTTCAAATGAAACCGTGCAACTCTATCAATTCTCCCGCTGGGCCAAGGGTCAAGG GTACTTGGGAGAGAAGAAAGCTGATGCCTCGCCTCAGTGA
- the LOC125200720 gene encoding beta-1,3-galactosyltransferase 7-like has protein sequence MTSRNRGKVSMRWIMVLCLISFGLGILFSNRMWIDLQLEDGLLFTRRRLGEFEATLDECVSDKVKLIPDEEVIKEFSKAHEAIQSLDSSVAKLRMELPSNKKHRKLGNFENLNGNSTFAGNAVMRKKVFMVIGINTAFSGRRRRDSIRETWMPRGKSLLQLEAEKGIVVRFMIGHSATSNSILDRALDSEESQHYDFIRLNHVEGYHELSAKTKSFFSAAVERWDAEFFVKVDDDVHVNLGTLAATLARHRSKPRVYIGCMKSGPVLHQKNLKYHEPEHWKFGDPGNTYFRHATGQIYAISRDLAKYVSVNQQILHKYANEDVSLGAWFIGLEVEHVDDRSMCCGTPPDCEQKAQAGNVCVASFDWSCSGICKSVERIKGVHSICAEDASTLWNALV, from the exons ATGACGAGCAGGAACCGCGGGAAAGTGTCTATGCGATGGATTATGGTCCTCTGCCTCATCAGCTTTGGCCTCGGCATTCTCTTCAGCAACAG AATGTGGATTGATTTGCAATTAGAAGATGGACTTCTTTTCACAAGACGACGTTTGGGTGAATTTGAGGCTACTTTGGATGAATGTGTCTCTGATAAG GTAAAACTAATTCCTGATGAGGAAGTGATCAAAGAGTTCAGCAAAGCACATGAGGCAATACA ATCTTTGGATTCTTCTGTTGCCAAGCTACGCATGGAGCTTCCGTCCAACAAGAAACATCGCAAATTGggaaattttgagaatttaaATGGTAATTCCACATTTGCTGGAAATGCTGTGATGAGAAAAAAAGTGTTTATGGTCATAGGTATAAACACAGCATTCAGTGGCAGAAGGAGGCGTGATTCTATCAGAGAAACATGGATGCCTAGAG GTAAAAGTCTGTTACAACTTGAAGCAGAGAAGGGTATCGTGGTTCGTTTCATGATTGGTCACAG TGCAACATCCAACAGTATTTTGGACCGTGCACTCGACTCTGAGGAGAGCCAGCACTATGACTTTATTAGGCTT AATCATGTTGAAGGGTATCACGAGTTATCAGCAAAGACAAAATCATTCTTCTCTGCTGCTGTAGAAAGATGGGATGCTGAGTTCTTTGTCAAAGTGGATGATGATGTTCATGTCAATTTGG GCACATTAGCTGCAACGCTGGCACGTCATCGTTCCAAACCCAGAGTATATATAGGATGTATGAAGTCGGGACCAGTTCTTCATCAGAA gaATCTAAAGTACCATGAGCCCGAGCACTGGAAGTTCGGGGACCCAGGGAACACGTACTTTCGACACGCTACTGGGCAGATATATGCCATATCAAGGGATCTGGCTAAATATGTGTCAGTCAACCA ACAAATCCTGCACAAGTATGCTAATGAAGATGTGTCGCTTGGAGCATGGTTTATCGGTCTTGAAGTCGAGCATGTAGATGATCGCAGCATGTGCTGTGGGACTCCACCCG ACTGTGAACAGAAAGCACAGGCGGGCAATGTTTGTGTAGCGTCGTTCGACTGGAGCTGCAGTGGCATTTGCAA
- the LOC125200984 gene encoding probable inactive leucine-rich repeat receptor-like protein kinase At3g03770: MKLSFSYSRFILSLCLSWSFLIWETHQFQSSQTQVLQQLRKQLEYPKQLDHWLTPGIDLCFTSTPQVNVSCQNSIVVEIRIYGDTKPRPPSFDGFPSPPQTLSGNFSMDSLVATLSRLNSLRALTLVSLGLWGPIPAMIYRLDSLESLDLSWNYLYGSVPVSFPRISTLRVLKLEGNFLNGTFPDWISPFSLTDINLSNNVISGKVMDLSGLTSLHSLDLSNNKLDSGLPSLPSGIAAVVLSNNSFSGGIPKQYGKLSQLQQLDLSFNALTEVAGIEGLVSLPDMVLLNLESNMLDGVLPPRLSCGSKLQLVDMSNNRLRGMLPPCLSSVVKNRTVQFSWNCLATDPKYQQHSETYCAAILQEKAKSRGRKSVGVVIGVIGGVVVLLAVVFLVLCRKYCTHGTSEQHLLQNAVHDNISVTGYNAEFPTSARYISVSGKLSLQESPAHRPFSLDELKASTNNFESSALMGKGSTGKMYKGRLDNGTLVAIRCLVVSKKYTIRNLKLRLDLLAKLRHPHLVCFLGHCIESEGKEVSGANNVYLIYEYVPNGNYRAHLSETNPEKVLNWSDRLAVLIGIAKAVHFLHTGVIPGFYSNRLKANNILLNEHRIGKLSDYGLSVVAQDIDNDKEKEGALRTWQTKSLEDDIYSFGIILLESLVGPSVRSRNESFLLNEMAYLGNPEGQRRVVDPTVLASCSQESLSIAITLTSNCISPESSTRPSFEDILWNLQYAAQVQATPNVDPASVKALMSP, encoded by the exons ATGAAACTGTCATTTTCATACTCAAGATTCATTCTGTCACTCTGTTTATCATGGAGTTTCTTGATTTGGGAGACACATCAGTTCCAATCCTCTCAAACACAAGTTCTTCAACAGCTGAGAAAGCAATTAGAGTATCCAAAACAGTTAGATCACTGGCTAACTCCCGGCATTGATCTCTGCTTCACCTCCACTCCACAAGTGAACGTCTCGTGCCAAAACAGCATCGTCGTTGAGATCAGAATATACGGTGATACGAAGCCAAGGCCACCTAGCTTCGATGGATTCCCATCTCCTCCGCAGACACTGTCTGGGAACTTCTCCATGGACTCACTCGTGGCCACTTTGTCGAGATTGAACAGCTTGAGAGCTCTCACCCTCGTCTCGTTGGGCCTCTGGGGCCCCATCCCGGCCATGATTTATCGGCTGGATTCTCTCGAATCGTTGGACTTGAGCTGGAACTATCTGTATGGATCTGTTCCTGTCTCTTTCCCAAGAATTTCCACTCTTCGAGTGCTTAAACTCGAAGGGAACTTCTTGAATGGCACTTTCCCTGATTGGATAAGTCCATTTTCATTAACTGATATCAATCTGTCCAACAATGTGATATCCGGGAAGGTGATGGATCTGAGTGGTTTAACGAGCTTGCATTCGTTGGATTTGAGCAACAACAAGCTGGATTCCGGCCTTCCTAGCCTGCCAAGTGGCATAGCCGCGGTTGTGCTGAGCAACAACTCTTTCTCAGGTGGAATTCCTAAGCAGTATGGAAAATTGAGTCAGCTACAGCAGCTTGACCTCTCTTTCAATGCTCTAACTGAGGTGGCTGGTATAGAGGGGCTCGTTTCGTTGCCTGATATGGTTTTGCTGAACTTGGAGTCGAACATGCTGGATGGAGTTCTACCACCGCGTTTGAGCTGTGGGAGCAAGCTTCAGCTGGTTGATATGTCCAATAATAGACTGAGAGGCATGTTGCCGCCTTGTTTGAGCTCTGTTGTGAAAAATAGAACAGTGCAGTTCAGTTGGAATTGCTTGGCGACTGATCCAAAGTATCAGCAGCATTCTGAAACATACTGTGCGGCTATTCTCCAAGAGAAGGCGAAATCACGAGGGAGGAAAAGTGTGGGGGTGGTGATAGGTGTGATTGGTGGAGTTGTGGTGCTTCTAGCAGTTGTTTTTCTTGTGTTGTGTCGAAAGTATTGCACTCATGGGACGTCCGAGCAGCACTTGCTCCAGAATGCAGTTCATGATAATATATCTGTCACCGGATACAATGCAGAGTTTCCGACCAGTGCTA GGTATATTTCCGTCTCGGGCAAGTTAAGCCTGCAAGAGTCACCAGCTCATCGTCCGTTTTCTCTGGACGAGTTGAAGGCTTCTACCAACAACTTTGAGAGTTCTGCGTTGATGGGCAAAGGGTCGACCGGAAAG ATGTACAAAGGAAGGCTGGACAATGGCACACTGGTAGCTATACGCTGCCTGGTGGTGTCGAAAAAGTACACAATCCGGAATCTCAAACTAAGGCTCGATTTGCTGGCTAAGCTCAGGCATCCTCATCTTGTCTGCTTCTTGGGACACTGCATCGAGAGTGAAGGAAAAGAAGTGTCTGGTGCCAACAATGTCTACCTCATCTATGAATATGTACCGAATGGCAACTATCGAGCTCATCTATCTG AAACGAATCCAGAGAAGGTGCTCAACTGGTCGGATAGGCTGGCTGTATTGATCGGCATTGCCAAGGCGGTCCATTTTCTGCATACTGGAGTTATTCCCGGCTTCTACAGCAACCGGTTGAAGGCCAACAACATCTTGCTAAATGAGCATAGGATTGGAAAATTGAGTGATTACGGATTGTCTGTTGTAGCTCAAGATATTGACAATGACAAG GAGAAAGAAGGAGCACTGAGAACATG GCAGACGAAGAGCCTGGAGGATGATATTTATAGCTTTGGCATCATACTACTTGAGTCGCTTGTTGGGCCGTCTGTTCGTTCAAGAAACGAGTCGTTTCTACTCAATGAAATG GCTTATCTTGGCAATCCAGAGGGGCAGAGGCGAGTAGTTGATCCGACCGTGCTGGCATCTTGCTCGCAGGAGTCACTTTCCATTGCCATAACCTTGACGAGCAACTGCATTTCCCCCGAGTCATCAACTCGCCCGTCTTTTGAGGATATTCTCTGGAACTTGCAGTACGCGGCTCAAGTTCAGGCGACACCAAACGTTGATCCCGCATCAGTGAAAGCACTGATGTCTCCATAA
- the LOC125202407 gene encoding high mobility group nucleosome-binding domain-containing protein 5-like, which produces MLRQSPRRNQRSKGMKVKHVLQVSVLLGVCIWLVLYQMPHPSDAGSFSQHGIKLSQKLRAAGDIKLGRKDLKPRTTTLVGELDGQNATKAEEGGDAKEKDAEKEKEKPKEEGEKTSDKKKIAKGDWDIKREEKKVDDSKKTETKVDDSKKTETKDGGDKVKEKTTAKKEEEKGSGGGEEAKEKGGEEAKEKDKKKTKKKEKEDGGGEEKGKEKTKKEGGEGKETKKKKTKEEGKEKKKEDKSKGEDAEKGKGKEEEDTGGKKGEGVQREKGATEDYSASPKASEEEAESPSPALAK; this is translated from the coding sequence ATGTTGAGGCAATCGCCACGTAGGAATCAGAGGAGCAAAGGGATGAAGGTGAAGCATGTGTTGCAGGTGTCTGTGCTCCTTGGGGTTTGCATCTGGTTGGTGCTTTACCAGATGCCTCACCCCAGCGATGCCGGATCCTTTTCTCAGCACGGCATCAAGCTCTCCCAGAAGCTGCGCGCTGCCGGCGATATCAAGCTAGGGAGGAAGGATCTCAAGCCGAGGACGACAACCCTAGTCGGCGAATTGGATGGCCAGAATGCCACCAAGGCAGAAGAGGGCGGCGATGCCAAGGAAAAGGATGcagagaaggagaaggagaagccGAAAGAAGAAGGTGAAAAGACGtctgataaaaaaaagatagcaAAAGGTGATTGGGATAtcaagagagaagagaaaaaggtgGATGATAGCAAGAAAACCGAGACAAAGGTGGATGATAGCAAGAAAACTGAGACAAAGGATGGCGGTGACAAGGTAAAAGAGAAGACGACAGCGAAGAAAGAGGAGGAGAAGGGCAGTGGTGGTGGTGAGGAAGCAAAGGAAAAAGGTGGTGAGGAAGCAAAGGAAAAGGAtaagaagaagacgaagaagaaggagaaggaagATGGTGGTGGCGAGGAAAAAGGGAAGGAGAAGACGAAGAAGGAAGGTGGTGAGGGCAAGGagacaaagaaaaagaagacgaaggaagaaggcaaagagaagaaaaaagaggacAAGAGCAAGGGTGAGGACGCGGAGAAAGGCAAGGGCAAAGAGGAAGAAGATACGGGTGGAAAGAAGGGTGAGGGTGTGCAAAGGGAAAAAGGAGCAACTGAGGATTACTCTGCCTCACCAAAAGCAAGTGAAGAAGAAGCTGAGTCTCCATCCCCAGCACTTGCAAAATGA
- the LOC125222862 gene encoding 4-coumarate--CoA ligase-like 9: MAETQSTHPKTGYCSATRIYHSLFPPSPLPPPSSPLSISSYALSLLHSPANLTSAALSTTAFLIDADSADRLTYSAFLQRVTSLSSSLTSLISLNDVAFVLSPPSFHIPVLYFALLSLGVAVSPSNPLASQSELAHQIQLSKPSIAFTTSALAHKIPPNLPVLLLDSPEFLSMLQFRSPITNTTAAVKQSDPAAILYSSGTTGKVKAVVLTHRNLIAVIAGYYHKKLSDDAKRGVFEHPVSLFTLPLFHVFGFFMLIRAAAIGESLVLMGKFDFVKMLEAVQRYRVMYIPVAPPVIVAMVKSDLVDKYDLSSLQLLGSGGAPLGEDVAERFKARFPNVDLIQGYGMTETAGGVTRSTEPDEVKRYGSVGRLAENMEAKIVDPESGESLPPGQRGELWLRGPAIMKGYAGDEAATAATLDPEGWLKTGDLCYFDSDGLLYIVDRLKELIKYKGYQVPPAELEHLLQSIPQIADAAVIPYPDEEAGQIPMAYVVRKPGATITSSQLMELIAKQVAPYKKIRRVAFVDAIPKSPAGKILRRELVRLALSASSSKL; the protein is encoded by the exons ATGGCGGAAACTCAATCCACCCACCCCAAAACCGGCTACTGCTCCGCAACCAGAATCTATCACAGCCTCTTCCCCCCCTCCCCCCTCCCTCCGCCCTCATCCCCCCTCTCCATCTCCTCCTACGCCCTCTCCCTCCTCCACTCCCCCGCCAACCTGACCTCCGCCGCCCTCTCCACCACCGCATTCCTCATCGACGCCGACTCCGCCGACCGCCTCACCTACTCCGCCTTCCTCCAGCGCGTCACCTCCCTCTCCTCCTCCCTCACCTCACTCATCTCCCTAAACGACGTCGCTTTCGTCCTCTCCCCGCCCTCGTTTCACATCCCCGTCCTCTACTTCGCCCTCCTCTCCCTCGGCGTCGCCGTCTCCCCCTCCAACCCCCTCGCCTCCCAATCCGAGCTGGCACACCAAATCCAGCTCAGCAAACCCTCAATCGCCTTCACCACCTCAGCATTAGCTCACAAAATTCCCCCAAATCTCCCCGTCCTCCTCCTCGATTCCCCTGAATTCCTCTCCATGCTTCAATTTAGGTCTCCAATCACCAACACCACCGCCGCCGTGAAACAGTCCGATCCCGCCGCGATCCTCTACTCGTCCGGCACCACTGGTAAAGTAAAAGCGGTGGTGTTGACTCACCGCAACCTGATCGCGGTGATAGCGGGATACTACCATAAGAAATTATCCGACGACGCGAAACGCGGCGTTTTCGAGCATCCCGTGTCGCTGTTCACCCTGCCGCTGTTCCACGTTTTCGGGTTCTTCATGCTGATTAGGGCGGCGGCGATAGGGGAGAGCCTGGTGCTGATGGGGAAGTTCGATTTCGTGAAGATGCTGGAGGCGGTTCAGAGGTACAGAGTGATGTATATCCCGGTGGCGCCGCCGGTCATCGTGGCGATGGTGAAGTCGGATTTGGTGGACAAGTATGACCTGAGCTCGCTGCAGCTGCTGGGATCGGGCGGCGCACCGCTGGGTGAGGATGTCGCCGAGCGCTTCAAGGCTAGATTCCCCAACGTGGATCTTATTCAG GGCTATGGTATGACTGAGACTGCAGGAGGGGTCACGCGCTCAACTGAACCTGACGAGGTCAAGCGATATGGATCTGTAGGCCGCTTGGCTGAGAACATGGAAGCCAAGATAGTTGATCCTGAGAGTGGGGAGTCCTTACCTCCTGGACAGCGTGGCGAGTTATGGCTACGAGGACCTGCAATTATGAAAG GTTATGCAGGAGACGAGGCAGCTACAGCTGCAACGTTGGATCCAGAAGGGTGGTTAAAGACTGGGGATCTTTGTTATTTCGACTCTGATGGTTTACTCTACATCGTTGATAGGTTGaaagaattgataaaatacaaGGGATATCAG GTTCCTCCAGCAGAGCTGGAACATTTACTTCAGTCGATTCCTCAAATTGCTGACGCAGCAGTGATCCC ATATCCTGATGAAGAAGCCGGTCAGATTCCCATGGCCTATGTTGTGCGAAAACCCGGTGCCACCATCACCTCATCTCAACTAATGGAGTTAATCGCGAAACAG GTTGCTCCATATAAGAAGATTCGACGCGTTGCATTTGTGGATGCAATCCCAAAATCTCCAGCAGGAAAGATCTTGCGGCGCGAGCTGGTTCGTCTTGCTCTCTCCGCTTCTTCATCTAAATTGTAG
- the LOC125211631 gene encoding mitochondrial pyruvate carrier 1-like isoform X2 encodes MASFRAFLNSPVGPKTTHFWGPVANWGFVIAGLVDMQKPPEMISGNMTGAMCVYSALFMRFAWMVQPRNYLLLACHASNETVQLYQFSRWAKGQG; translated from the exons ATGGCTTCGTTTAGAGCATTCTTGAACAGTCCCGTTGGTCCAAAAACAACTCACTTTTGGGGCCCTGTTGCTAACTGGGGTTTCGTCATTGCT GGACTAGTAGACATGCAAAAACCTCCGGAAATGATTTCTGGCAACATGACTGGAG CAATGTGCGTGTATTCTGCATTGTTCATGAGGTTTGCTTGGATGGTTCAGCCGCGCAACTATCTGTTACTTGCCTGCCATGCTTCAAATGAAACCGTGCAACTCTATCAATTCTCCCGCTGGGCCAAGGGTCAAGGGTAA
- the LOC125200985 gene encoding adenylate kinase 4-like, whose translation MAAAAAADLEDVPSVDLMTELLRRMKCAAKPDKRLILIGPPGSGKGTQSPIIKDEYCLCHLATGDMLRAAVAAKTPLGVKAKEAMEKGELVSDDLVVGIIDDALKKPSCQKGFILDGFPRTVVQAQKLDEMLDKRGVKVDKVLNFAIDDAILEERITGRWIHPSSGRTYHSKFAPPKVPGVDDVSGEPLVQRKDDTAAVLKSRLEAFHKQTEPVIDYYSKKGVVANLPAEKPPPEVTTEVKKVLSS comes from the exons ATggcggcagcggcagcggCAGATCTTGAGGATGTCCCTTCCGTCGATCTCATGACGGAGCTCCTCCGCCGAATGAAATGCGCCGCCAAACCCGACAAACGCCTCATCCTCATCG GTCCACCGGGATCGGGAAAAGGTACCCAGTCACCAATAATCAAGGACGAATATTGCTTGTGCCATCTGGCCACTGGTGATATGCTTAGAGCAGCTGTTGCTGCCAAGACACCCCTTGGGGTTAAGGCCAAAGAGGCCATGGAAAAG GGAGAACTTGTTTCtgatgatttggttgttgGGATAATAGATGATGCATTGAAGAAGCCATCTTGTCAAAAAGGTTTTATTCTTGATGGATTTCCTAGGACAGTTGTCCAAGCACAAAAG CTTGATGAGATGCTTGATAAACGTGGAGTCAAGGTTGACAAAGTCCTTAACTTTGCGATTGATGATGCTATCCTGGAGGAGAGAATTACTGGTCGCTGGATTCATCCTTCTAGTGGTCGTACTTACCACTCGAAGTTTGCACCTCCAAAAGTGCCTGGTGTTGATGAT GTATCTGGGGAGCCTCTAGTTCAACGGAAAGATGATACAGCTGCTGTTCTGAAGTCGAGGCTGGAAGCTTTCCATAAGCAGACTGAGCCA GTTATTGACTACTATAGCAAGAAGGGCGTTGTTGCTAACCTTCCGGCAGAGAAACCTCCACCAGAGGTAACAACAGAGGTGAAGAAGGTACTGTCGTCGTGA